A stretch of Methanomicrobia archaeon DNA encodes these proteins:
- a CDS encoding aminopeptidase P family protein gives MSNQTESAKEPQKPFLMVSESMRNADMYYATRFLAADPFIYLRIPDQEQKEILIVSQMEYGRAKKESIVKKVRSSLDYGQNLKREELLVEILRGERITTIEVPRYFPLYTAEALRENGIDVVAVEDMVMTKARATKTEQELTHIKKAQSACEKAMDLAVTIIKKSTVKENVLMENGVILTSERVKAYIEHALLDAGCTFDGGEPIVACGKRSADPHFSGTGPLIANEPIIIDIFPRLKRERYFADMTRTVVKGAPREEITEMYEAVLEAQNAALALVKEGVTCKAVHDRVCDLFEGNGYETIRTGGKTGFIHSTGHGVGLNVHEDPRVSDNEYVLQTGNVITLEPGLYDPEVGGVRLEDMVLVRKSGCENLTRFEKRLVL, from the coding sequence ATGTCTAACCAAACAGAAAGCGCAAAGGAACCGCAAAAGCCGTTTTTAATGGTCAGTGAGAGCATGCGCAATGCGGACATGTATTACGCCACACGCTTCCTCGCTGCAGACCCTTTTATTTATCTCCGCATTCCCGATCAAGAGCAAAAAGAAATCCTCATTGTGTCGCAAATGGAGTACGGACGTGCGAAAAAGGAATCGATTGTAAAAAAGGTCCGTTCTTCGCTCGACTACGGGCAGAACCTTAAACGGGAAGAGCTTCTTGTTGAAATCCTGCGGGGAGAGCGTATAACCACAATAGAAGTGCCGAGGTATTTCCCCTTGTATACTGCCGAGGCGTTGAGGGAGAACGGCATAGACGTAGTGGCCGTAGAGGACATGGTAATGACGAAAGCGCGGGCGACCAAGACCGAGCAGGAGCTAACACATATCAAGAAGGCTCAAAGCGCGTGCGAGAAAGCAATGGATCTCGCTGTCACGATTATAAAAAAATCAACGGTAAAAGAAAATGTCTTGATGGAAAATGGGGTCATTTTAACCTCGGAACGCGTAAAGGCGTACATAGAGCACGCATTACTTGATGCCGGGTGCACCTTCGATGGTGGCGAGCCGATCGTAGCATGCGGTAAGCGGAGTGCCGATCCGCATTTCTCGGGAACCGGGCCGCTTATTGCGAATGAGCCGATCATCATCGATATTTTTCCGCGATTGAAGCGAGAGCGGTATTTCGCCGATATGACACGGACCGTCGTTAAAGGTGCGCCGAGAGAAGAGATAACAGAGATGTATGAAGCGGTTCTGGAAGCTCAAAATGCCGCATTAGCGCTCGTTAAGGAAGGCGTGACCTGTAAGGCGGTGCATGACCGCGTGTGCGATCTATTCGAAGGAAACGGGTACGAGACAATACGCACGGGTGGCAAAACGGGGTTCATTCATTCTACGGGGCATGGCGTAGGGCTCAATGTGCATGAAGACCCGCGTGTTAGCGATAATGAGTACGTGTTGCAAACGGGGAATGTGATAACCCTCGAGCCCGGCCTGTACGATCCCGAAGTGGGCGGTGTCCGGCTGGAGGATATGGTGCTCGTGCGGAAGAGCGGCTGTGAGAATCTGACACGATTCGAGAAGAGACTTGTGCTCTAA